From the Ensifer adhaerens genome, the window CCATGCCGAGTTTCGTCTACCTGATCCCGGTCGTCATGCTGCTTGGCATCGGCAAGGTGCCGGGGCTGATCGCCGTGGTCATCTACGCGATACCGCCGATGATCCGACTGACCAATCTCGGCATTCGCCTCGTCGACAAGGATGTGCTCGAAGCGGCCGACGCCTTCGGTTCGTCGGGCTGGCAGAAGCTCAAGAACGTGCAGATGCCGTTGGCATTGCCGACGATCATGGCGGGAATCAACCAGACGATCATGATGGCACTCGCCATGGTGGTCATTGCCTCGATGATCGGTGTTCAAGGTCTCGGTCAGCCGGTGCTGAAGGCGATCGCCAACCAGTACTTTACCCTCGGCATCTTCAACGGCCTCGCCATCGTAGGCATTGCGATCATCTTCGATCGTGTCAGCCAGGCCTATGGCCACCGCCTGCAGAAGCATCGCGAGATTATCCACGGCTGAGCCTTGGCGCTCTCGAGAAAATAGAAGGCCCCGGAGCGGAAAGCGCCGGGGCCTTTGTTCTTTCGGGAAAGGCTCACGTGCGGACAGAGAGGATGCCGGTTGAAAGTGCTACGCCTGCAGCCGTGACGATCGCGGCCAGCATTTCGAACGGGCCAATCTGCTCGCCGAGCAGGACCGCGCCGCCGATCATCGCGAGCACCGGGGTCAGTGCGGTGAAGGCTGCGGCCTGGGTGCCGCCGAGGCCCTTCACCGCAAAGCCATAGGCAACCATGGCAACGAGACCGGACAGGATGCCCTGGCTGGTGATCTGCAAGGCGATCTCCTGGGTCGGGACGCTGGCAAGCGTGCTTCCGAAACAGGCTGCAAGCGCCAGATGGATCAGGAACGACCAGACGGCAATCAAGGCGCTTCCTTGCAGCGGGCTCAGCCCGGAGCGGCGGAATGCGTGGGTGTAGATCGCCCAAAGCGTCGCCGCCGCTGGCAACAGGGCATATCCGATCCAGCCGGCGGACGCCGAAGCCGCGAGATTGCGCGTCATCAGGATGGCGACGCCGGCGACGATCGCGGCAAAACCCGCCATCCGCATCCGGTCCGGACGTTCACCAAAGATGGTAATGCTGATCAGGGCGGTGGCAAGCGGCATCGAGCCACCGAGAAGAATGCCGACGGAGGAGGCGGGAACGGAATGGATCGCAAATGCCGAGACCTGAAAGAAGACCGCACCCGAGCCCGCGACCATGAGGGCGAGAAGCAGGACCGGCAGCTTGCGCGGCAGTAGGCCGGTCTTCAGCCAGACCGGCGCAAGCAGGAGGGTCGGCACGCCATAGCGGATCAGGCCGAGGTCGATCGTGCCGAGTGTAGTGCCCGCCGAATGGCGGGTCGCGAGAATCCAACCCGCCCATATGAGGACGGTCACGAAGGCACCGGCATAGCCGGCGGCGACAGGCGTCGTATTGCCGCGATCGAAGGCGAGCGCAACCATTTGAATTTCCTTCCCGATTTGAGTATCTCAGGGGCTTTTGGGTCCGGAAGGAAGATTACGCCCTGAAGGCAGGGCATGTCCTTGCGATTTATGCCCAAAGCAGGCTATGGTTAGCAATAATGTGCCAACAGATACCTCTGAAGTTTGTGATCATGCCAAATCTCGATAAATTTGACTTCGCCATCCTCAGGATACTCCAGGAGGATGCGCGCGCGACGAACGTCGAGATCGCCGAAAAGGTCAATCTTTCGCCGTCGCCTTGCTTGCGGCGCATCCGCAATCTGGAAAAATCCGGCATCCTGCGTGGCTATCGCGCCGACATCGACCGCAAGGAAGCCGGCCTCGGGCTCACGGTCTTCGTGGAGATCAAGGTGGGACGGCACAGCCGCGAGAATGCACAGTTGCAGCAGGAGGCGCTGCTCGCCATTCCCGAGGTGGTGTCCTGTTTCCTGATCTCGGGCAATGCCGATTTTCTCGCAGAGGTCGTCGTGGAGGACCTCCCGGCTTACGAGAAGCTCCTGACCGATACGCTGCTTGCCCTGCCGGGTGTGACCGATATCCGCTCGAACTTCGCGATCCGGTCGATCAAGACGGGTGGGCCTCTGAAATTGCCCGAGCCGCGCTGAACGCCAGGCCATTGCCGGTCTCGGAGCGTCGCCGGCACGCGATTGATTCCCGTTAAGTTTCAGTAAGGTTCTGGAATTGGCCGCAATCGCGATTATCTGATCGCGGTGAACAGCTTTGCCGCGGCAACGGAGCCAGTGACCCATTCATGAAAATCAAGGCGATCTTCAATCGTGACGGCGGAACCTTCCGCACGACGGATATGGCGGCCTATGGCCAGAAGGTCGAGGAGGTCTTCCACGCCGCCGGCCATCGGATCGAGATTGCCGCCGTTTCCGGAAACGAAATGCGCGAGACACTGGAGCGCACATGCCGCCGCGACGATCTCGATGCGATCCTTGCGGGCGGTGGCGACGGTACGATTTCCGCGGCTGCCGGGGTCGCGTGGAAGAACCGTATGCCGCTCGGCGTCGTTCCGGCCGGGACGATGAACCTTTTCGCCCGCACGCTGAAGCTGCCGCTCGATATCTGGAAGGTACCGGAGGTGCTGGCGAACGGGGTGATCATCGACGGCGACATAGGCAGCGCCGATGGCCGGGCCTTCGTGCACCAGTTTTCGATGGGCTTGCATGCCCGCATGGTACGCTACCGCGAGTCCTTCAGCTTCCGTTCGAGGGCGGGCAAGATCGCCGCCAGCACGCGTGCCGCCGTCGGCGTGATTCTCAATCCGCCTGATTTCGAGATCGAGTTCGACGTCGACGGCCACAAGGAAAGCCGCCATGTTTCAGCGGTTTCCGTCTCCAACAACCCGTTCGGGCGCGACACGCTTATGTATGCCGACGATGTTACGGCCGGGCATCTCGGCTTCTATACCGCTCCGCCCCTGAGTCCGCCGGGCGTCGCCAAGCTCGCCTTCGATGTCATGCGCGGAAAATTTCGCGACAGCCCGCTGATTACCACCATGAGCGGTCATGCGCTCGATCTGCATTTTCCCAAGGTGGAGCGCAAGATCAACTGCGTCATCGACGGAGAGCTCCTGCCGATGGGCCGTGACGTCGCGCTTCGTATTCACCCAGGTGAACTCAAGTTGCTCGTCGGCGCCGACCGCGACGGCGCGCCCATCCATCGCGGCGAGTCGCCCATTCATCGGGACGGGTCGGCGATCCAGAAGTAGCCGAAGCCGTAGCGATCCGGCAGATTGCCGTTGAGATAGGGCAGGGCGAGTTGCTGCGGCTTCATAGTCTCCTCGGCCACGCCGAGCGACTTCAAGATGTCGAGAAGCCCTTCAGGTGGTTGAGAATCGAGCTTGCCATTGTCGCTCCAGACCACGAGGAGCGGGCCAGTCAGGTGCTCGATCGGAGAACTGCTGTTTCCAGCCACAAAAACCTTGGCGCCGTGCAGACGCGTGCGCACATTGCCTCCAAGTAGCTTGTCCGAGGCGATGACCATCGCCGGCTCGGCTCCCTCCTGTTTCACGACGGTGTCGACAAGGGTGCTATAGGGGATACTCAGCCGCGACAGCTTGCCGAACCAGGGGCGAACGACGGCGCGGGCCGACACGACCACCAAGGTGGTAACGACGATGAAGGCGACGAGCAGCAGGAAGGGGCGAACGCTTCGCGCGGTGTCGACGCCGGATGCCTCGACCTTGAGGGCGAGATAAAGCGGCAGCAGGACGAGAAAGAGAACCAGCCACTTCTCCCGCATGTGCGTGGCGCCGACGGCTAGCATGATCAGCAGCACGGCACCGAGGCACAAAAGCAGCATGCGCCCGATGACGCGTGTCCAGGGGCTTTCGGCGCGCCAGATCGCCGCCAGGTCCTTGCGGAATACCAGAGCAAAGACGACCAGCGGTATGGCGGCGCCGCGAAGTGAGGCGGCGACCAGTGCGATGACCCCTTTGAGCGCCTTCGTCAGGTAGCTCGTCTGTTGCGCCGTTCCCATTTCATGGAGGGTATTGCGCGAGGCAGCACCGAGGTTTTCGAGAATCCAGTAGCCGTGCGGCAGCGCAATCAGTGTGCAGACGGCGATGGCAACCAGGATGCGCCAGTCGAAGATCCGTGCGCGCAGCCTGGGCTCGGGCAGGATCGCAAGAATCGCGGCGGTTGGGACGAGTGCGAAGTTGTACTTCGAGATGACGCCGATGCCGACCGCCGCGCCCGTCAGTATATAGGCGAACAGACTTGGCCGCGTCATCGTCCGGATGAAGGCGTAAAGGAACAGCGACACGGCAAACAGCGCGGCGACCGTATGCGAAAGGTCGCGCTGCGCGAGCAGGAAGATCGGCGGAAAAGTCAGGACGCCGACCGTTGCGATGGCTGTCAGGCGCCGATCGTTCAGGACCTCGCGTGCCGCGAGGCCGTAGAAGAGACAACAGAGAAACAGGAGCCCGTTCTTGAGCACCGTCATCGTCGCGAGCGACGGCCCGAAGAGCGAGGTGAGCCCGTATTGCAGCCAGTTGTAGAACGGGGGCTGCGAGCCATAGCCAAGCATCAGGAACTGCGAGACGAAGGCTTGTTCCGACTCATCGATCTCGAGCGATGTGGAAACGGCGAGGCGCAAGCCGATGCAGAGCAGGAAATAACCGGCAATCAGCGCAACGGTGATGTTTGGCCGACGATTGACGACGTCAAGCATCGCTCGGGTCCCGGGCGAAGATCTGCCGGACGATGTAGTTGGTGGTATCGTCGTCGCGGAAATAGGTTCGCGCCATCATTTCCGCCAGGATGCCCGTCGTGATGAGCTGGACGGACGAGAGGAAAAGCATGACGCCGACGATCAGCAGCGGTCGCGTGCCGATATCGTTTCCGAGGATAAACTTGTCGAAGCCGAGATAGACCAGGATCAACGCGCTGAGCGCGCCGGTCGCAAGCCCGATCGAGCCGAAGAAGTGCCCCGGGCGCGCCTTGTACCGCATGAAGAACAGCACCGACAGCAGATCGAGAATCACGCGGAAGGTTCTGGAGATCCCATACTTGGACTGCCCATGCTGGCGCGCATGATGGGTAACGGGCATCTCGCCGATGCGGCTGCTCGGCACCACGCCAGCGACCCAGGCGGGGATGAAGCGGTGCATTTCCCCCATCAGCTTCACCTGCTTGATGACGGAGGTCCGGTAGACCTTCAGGCTGCAGCCATAGTCGTGCAGCCTGACGCCGGTGATCTTTCCGATCAGGCGGTTGGCGCACCAGGATGGAATCTTCCGGAGCAGGAGGCCGTCCTGCCGGTTCTTTCGCCAGCCGACGAGCAGGTCGAGTTGTCGCTCCTCGATCGCCTTGACCATTTCGGGGATGTCAGCCGGATCGTTCTGCAGGTCGCCGTCGAGCGTGGCGATCAGGCGCCCGGCAGCAGTGTCGATGCCGGCCTGCATCGCCGCCGTTTGCCCGAAGTTCTTCTGCAATTCGACGATCTTGAGGTCGAGGCCGGGATCGGAAAGTGCCTTCCTCGCGTTTACAAGAGTTCGGTCGGTACTGCCGTCGTCAACGAGGATCAGTTCCCAAGGAGAGGGAAAGTTCGCCAGCGAATCGCGGACCCGCGTGATCAGAGGCTGGATGCTGTCCTCCTCGTTGAACACGGGAATGACGACGGATAGTTCGATGGAGTACATGGAAACAGCTCGTTCATGCGGCGGCGCTTACGGTGCCGCAAGATTTGGATTGGGCTACATAATCGTTTTCTTGCACAGTTATCGGTGATAACCAACGTTCAATCTTGCGTGTCAACACGGGAAATCGAGACCTGATGATTTCGGATTGCGAGTCCGATCGGCGATCCTGGCTCGCCCGCAACCGGATGACATTGCTTTCGGCTGCTGCCATTGCGGCCTACGCGGCCTTTGTCGAATGGTTCTGGGGATGGCCGGCGCTCTTGAAGCAATGGTCGGAGATTGGCTTCGGTTCGGCAGTCTCGGCGCTGGTGTTGCTCGTCGCGACCTATTTTATTCGTTGCTACCGCATCTATGACTACTTCCCGAAAGAAACCGCGGGCCGTTTTCTGCCGCTGTTTCGCGTGACCCAGGTTCACAATCTCCTGAACATCATGCTGCCATTTCGCGCCGGAGAGACGAGCTTTCCGCTTCTCATGCGCTCAGAGTTTTCCGTGCCGCTTGCGCGTGGAACGTCCGCTCTCCTGGTGATGCGTCTGCTCGACCTGCACGCCCTTCTCGTTGTCGCCGCCGTCGGCCTCGTCATCGGGCGTGGGTCAGCCGTCCTTTGGGCCGCGTGGCTTGCCGCGTTCGTCTCGCCGCTCCTCCTCTTTCTTTTGAAGAATCAAGTGATCGCGCTGGCGCGCCGGCTGTTGCCGACAAAGCTCGATGCCATCGTCGACGAGTTGGAGGCGGGCGTCCCGGCCAACATCGTTGCGTTCCTGCGTGCCTGGGGCATGACCATCCTCAATTGGGCGGTCAAGGTGATCGTTCTTGCCTGGGTGCTGGCCTTCATGGGCGTTGCGCCGCTGGCCGCCTGTTTCGGCGGCGCCCTCGGTGGCGAGCTTTCATCGGTGCTGCCGATGCATGCGCCCGCCGGCGTCGGCACCTATCCCGCCGCGATCGCGGCCGGGGCCGTATCCTTCGGCGCTCATGCCGATCGCGCCGGGCTGGAGCAACTCGCGGCCGCCGGCGTCAACGCGCACCTTCTGATCATCGTGTCCGCGGTGGCGGGCACGATGTTGTCGATGGCGCTCGGGAGACGGCGCTAGCTCTTACTGGAACGAAGTCTCGTAGAAGCTTCTGAGCTTGCGGGAATGCAGCTTCTCCGGTGGCATCGCCGCAAGTTTCTGCAATGCCAGGATGCCGATCTTCAAATGCTGGCTGACCTGCGTCTTGTAGAAAGCGGTCGCCATGCCCGGCAATTTCAATTCGCCATGCAGCGGCTTGTCCGATACGCAGAGCAAGGTTCCATAGGGCACGCGGAAGCGGAAGCCGTTGGCGGCGATCGTCGCCGATTCCATGTCGAGTGCTATGGCACGCGCCTGCGACAGGCGTTTGACCGGGCCGCGCTGGTCGCGAAGTTCCCAATTGCGGTTGTCGATCGTCGCGACGGTGCCGGTGCGCATGATCTGCTTGAGATCGTAATCGCGGTAGCCGGTAACCTCGGCAACGGCATCCTGGAGCGCCACCTGCACTTCGGCGAGCGCCGGCAAGGGAATCCAGACCGGGAGGTCGTCGTCGAGAACATGATCCTCGCGCATATAGGCATGCGCGAGCACGTAATCGCCAAGACGCTGGCTGTTGCGAAGACCGGCGCAGTGACCGAGCATCAGCCAGACATGCGGGCGCAAAACGGCGATATGGTCGGTGATCGTCTTGGCATTGGACGGGCCGACGCCGATATTGACCATGGTGATGCCGCCGTGCCCCTTCTTCTTCAGGTGATAAGCGGGCATCTGCGGCAGCCGTGCGAGCGTAAAGTCGGTCTC encodes:
- a CDS encoding glycosyltransferase family 39 protein; amino-acid sequence: MLDVVNRRPNITVALIAGYFLLCIGLRLAVSTSLEIDESEQAFVSQFLMLGYGSQPPFYNWLQYGLTSLFGPSLATMTVLKNGLLFLCCLFYGLAAREVLNDRRLTAIATVGVLTFPPIFLLAQRDLSHTVAALFAVSLFLYAFIRTMTRPSLFAYILTGAAVGIGVISKYNFALVPTAAILAILPEPRLRARIFDWRILVAIAVCTLIALPHGYWILENLGAASRNTLHEMGTAQQTSYLTKALKGVIALVAASLRGAAIPLVVFALVFRKDLAAIWRAESPWTRVIGRMLLLCLGAVLLIMLAVGATHMREKWLVLFLVLLPLYLALKVEASGVDTARSVRPFLLLVAFIVVTTLVVVSARAVVRPWFGKLSRLSIPYSTLVDTVVKQEGAEPAMVIASDKLLGGNVRTRLHGAKVFVAGNSSSPIEHLTGPLLVVWSDNGKLDSQPPEGLLDILKSLGVAEETMKPQQLALPYLNGNLPDRYGFGYFWIADPSR
- a CDS encoding DMT family transporter: MVALAFDRGNTTPVAAGYAGAFVTVLIWAGWILATRHSAGTTLGTIDLGLIRYGVPTLLLAPVWLKTGLLPRKLPVLLLALMVAGSGAVFFQVSAFAIHSVPASSVGILLGGSMPLATALISITIFGERPDRMRMAGFAAIVAGVAILMTRNLAASASAGWIGYALLPAAATLWAIYTHAFRRSGLSPLQGSALIAVWSFLIHLALAACFGSTLASVPTQEIALQITSQGILSGLVAMVAYGFAVKGLGGTQAAAFTALTPVLAMIGGAVLLGEQIGPFEMLAAIVTAAGVALSTGILSVRT
- a CDS encoding lysylphosphatidylglycerol synthase domain-containing protein; the encoded protein is MISDCESDRRSWLARNRMTLLSAAAIAAYAAFVEWFWGWPALLKQWSEIGFGSAVSALVLLVATYFIRCYRIYDYFPKETAGRFLPLFRVTQVHNLLNIMLPFRAGETSFPLLMRSEFSVPLARGTSALLVMRLLDLHALLVVAAVGLVIGRGSAVLWAAWLAAFVSPLLLFLLKNQVIALARRLLPTKLDAIVDELEAGVPANIVAFLRAWGMTILNWAVKVIVLAWVLAFMGVAPLAACFGGALGGELSSVLPMHAPAGVGTYPAAIAAGAVSFGAHADRAGLEQLAAAGVNAHLLIIVSAVAGTMLSMALGRRR
- a CDS encoding Lrp/AsnC family transcriptional regulator, coding for MPNLDKFDFAILRILQEDARATNVEIAEKVNLSPSPCLRRIRNLEKSGILRGYRADIDRKEAGLGLTVFVEIKVGRHSRENAQLQQEALLAIPEVVSCFLISGNADFLAEVVVEDLPAYEKLLTDTLLALPGVTDIRSNFAIRSIKTGGPLKLPEPR
- a CDS encoding ABC transporter permease codes for the protein MDWFTQFPHMDDESLRALKKAIDEGFRSFTRAYGDAIEGFFEPLQFFLIQSERFMTKTPWPIILVLIALIAWVASRNWKIVAGCIGTLLLIGYFDMWDDTMKTVSMIFVCTVLSIAIGIPIGIVMSRSDRFQNIVNPILDVMQTMPSFVYLIPVVMLLGIGKVPGLIAVVIYAIPPMIRLTNLGIRLVDKDVLEAADAFGSSGWQKLKNVQMPLALPTIMAGINQTIMMALAMVVIASMIGVQGLGQPVLKAIANQYFTLGIFNGLAIVGIAIIFDRVSQAYGHRLQKHREIIHG
- a CDS encoding glycosyltransferase family 2 protein, with the translated sequence MYSIELSVVIPVFNEEDSIQPLITRVRDSLANFPSPWELILVDDGSTDRTLVNARKALSDPGLDLKIVELQKNFGQTAAMQAGIDTAAGRLIATLDGDLQNDPADIPEMVKAIEERQLDLLVGWRKNRQDGLLLRKIPSWCANRLIGKITGVRLHDYGCSLKVYRTSVIKQVKLMGEMHRFIPAWVAGVVPSSRIGEMPVTHHARQHGQSKYGISRTFRVILDLLSVLFFMRYKARPGHFFGSIGLATGALSALILVYLGFDKFILGNDIGTRPLLIVGVMLFLSSVQLITTGILAEMMARTYFRDDDTTNYIVRQIFARDPSDA
- a CDS encoding diacylglycerol/lipid kinase family protein; this encodes MKIKAIFNRDGGTFRTTDMAAYGQKVEEVFHAAGHRIEIAAVSGNEMRETLERTCRRDDLDAILAGGGDGTISAAAGVAWKNRMPLGVVPAGTMNLFARTLKLPLDIWKVPEVLANGVIIDGDIGSADGRAFVHQFSMGLHARMVRYRESFSFRSRAGKIAASTRAAVGVILNPPDFEIEFDVDGHKESRHVSAVSVSNNPFGRDTLMYADDVTAGHLGFYTAPPLSPPGVAKLAFDVMRGKFRDSPLITTMSGHALDLHFPKVERKINCVIDGELLPMGRDVALRIHPGELKLLVGADRDGAPIHRGESPIHRDGSAIQK